A genomic window from Caldicellulosiruptor kronotskyensis 2002 includes:
- the sleB gene encoding spore cortex-lytic enzyme: MRFIKALILLILLSLSVYTIANYQHLKFKYALSPIILSYYGSTGPEVIEIQKRLKQWGYYDGPIDGIYGYKTYMAVRYFQAKNGLKVDGIAGSETLRALGIVTTTRSSYSSDLNLLAHLISAEARGEPYVGQVAVGAVVLNRVRHPSFPNSIAGVIYQPGAFESVANGQINLSPTVSAINAARDALNGWDPTGGAIYFFNPAKTTNKWIWSRPIVAVIGNHVFAR, translated from the coding sequence ATGAGGTTTATAAAAGCATTAATACTACTAATACTTTTGAGTTTGAGCGTATATACTATAGCAAACTATCAACACCTTAAATTCAAATATGCTCTTTCTCCTATTATTCTTTCATACTATGGCTCTACAGGACCAGAAGTTATTGAAATCCAAAAAAGACTTAAGCAGTGGGGATATTACGATGGGCCAATTGACGGTATTTATGGATATAAAACATATATGGCAGTAAGATATTTTCAAGCAAAAAACGGCCTTAAAGTAGATGGAATTGCAGGAAGCGAAACTCTCAGGGCACTTGGAATTGTCACAACAACACGTTCATCGTACAGCTCAGACCTCAACCTTCTTGCTCATCTTATCAGCGCAGAAGCGCGGGGAGAACCTTATGTCGGACAAGTTGCAGTAGGAGCAGTGGTGCTAAATAGAGTAAGACATCCAAGCTTTCCAAATTCAATAGCAGGTGTAATCTATCAACCAGGGGCTTTTGAGTCTGTAGCAAACGGCCAGATAAACCTTTCGCCGACAGTATCAGCAATAAATGCTGCAAGGGATGCACTAAATGGCTGGGACCCAACAGGTGGCGCAATTTACTTTTTCAACCCTGCAAAAACTACAAATAAATGGATTTGGAGCAGACCAATTGTAGCTGTCATAGGCAATCATGTATTCGCAAGGTAA
- a CDS encoding Fur family transcriptional regulator — protein MKKDQLEEIKDQLKQKGYKLTTQRRIILDSILDNQDKHLSIEEIYKIVKEKMPEIGLATVYRTIMLLNDLKVLNKIDLDDGCSRFELSNNEDSHNHHHLICIKCGKVEEAEDDLLESLEEQIEKERGFKVVNHIVKFYGICKDCKKE, from the coding sequence ATGAAAAAAGATCAGTTGGAAGAAATAAAAGATCAGCTTAAGCAAAAAGGTTATAAACTCACAACCCAAAGAAGAATAATATTAGATTCAATTCTTGACAATCAAGACAAACATTTGAGTATTGAAGAGATTTACAAGATAGTAAAAGAGAAGATGCCAGAGATTGGACTTGCAACAGTATACAGGACAATAATGCTTTTGAATGATTTAAAAGTTCTTAACAAGATTGACCTTGACGATGGGTGTTCACGTTTTGAACTTTCAAATAACGAAGATTCTCACAATCATCATCACTTGATATGTATAAAATGTGGTAAAGTGGAAGAAGCAGAAGATGATTTGCTTGAAAGTTTAGAAGAACAAATAGAAAAAGAAAGAGGCTTTAAAGTTGTTAATCACATAGTTAAGTTCTATGGTATATGTAAAGACTGCAAAAAGGAATGA